The genomic window TGAGCGGGTTGGGCGTCACCATGTGCGATTCGCCGGAAGCCGTGGCCGAGGCCTGCGATGCCCTGCTGATCGTGTCCTCCGATGCAAGGACGCACCCACGCTATTTTGAGCGCGTGGTGCGGTTCGGCAAGCCGATTTACGTGGACACCCGGTTCGCTCCTACCCTTGCTGAGGCCCGCACCATGCTCGCCCAGGCGCAGGCTTCCGGAACTTTGGTCCTGGCCGGCTCTCCCAAGCGGTTCACGCCTGAGTTCCAGGAGGCCCTTTCCCGCGGGACCGGGCAATCCGTATCTTTGGAAGGTCCCCTCCCCACCCAGCCCGGCCACCCGGGCCTTTCCTGGTACGGCGTGCATCTGGTGGACCTCGCAGTGGCCGCCCTGGGGGCCGGACCGGAGACGGTAACGGTCGACGCCGTTAGGCCGGGGTCACCGGCCAGCGCCACCAGCGTGACGGTCCGCTGGGGAGACGGCCGCGTGGTCTCGTTGACGGGCGAAGCGGAATGGAGCGCCTTTACGTCAGGACGCATCGACACCGATCGCGGCTGTTCCGAGTTCTCCATCGAGGCGGGTCCGCCCATGCTGGTGGGCCTTCTTGACGGGATCGTGAGTTCCATCCGGACCGGGACACCGAATGTGCCGTTGCGGGAGATCCTCAGCATCGTGGCAATCGTGGAAGCCGCCAATAAGAGCCTGGAAGCCGGCACGCCCGTCAGCCTCTCACCCAACTGAGCAACAGCTATCTTTTACTAGCCAAAGGAAGCCCATGGCAGAAGTCATCATTGTCCGCGACCCCATCGAGGCCGGAAGCGTCGCTGCATCCATCTTTATGCAGCAAATCATCGCAAACCCCGCCACCGTCCTGGGCCTGGCAACAGGTTCCACCCCGCTGACAACCTATTCGGCCTTGGCCAAGGAAGTG from Arthrobacter sp. StoSoilB20 includes these protein-coding regions:
- a CDS encoding gfo/Idh/MocA family oxidoreductase, with translation MTAIAPIRFGLIGVDSPHAPSFTRLFGNGSDGVVPGGTVTHAWKGEPASDFPLSRDRIDDFADEVSGLGVTMCDSPEAVAEACDALLIVSSDARTHPRYFERVVRFGKPIYVDTRFAPTLAEARTMLAQAQASGTLVLAGSPKRFTPEFQEALSRGTGQSVSLEGPLPTQPGHPGLSWYGVHLVDLAVAALGAGPETVTVDAVRPGSPASATSVTVRWGDGRVVSLTGEAEWSAFTSGRIDTDRGCSEFSIEAGPPMLVGLLDGIVSSIRTGTPNVPLREILSIVAIVEAANKSLEAGTPVSLSPN